In Lolium rigidum isolate FL_2022 chromosome 3, APGP_CSIRO_Lrig_0.1, whole genome shotgun sequence, the genomic window catgagaagggttgttagcacCACCGTAGCCCCTCGAGGTGGGATCGGGGGCTACACCCCTTCTTGGATTAGAGTCACCTCCCTCACGAATGGTGCTCATGTCctcgttgttcttcttcttcttggtccttcttcttctcttcctcttaggcttggtagccactcctccttctttgcatgagccctcattggctccttccttagcttcaatgacTCTTCCAAATATCAggcttggatttggagtctatcaattttggccttcaagtgattgacttcatcttcatgttccggatgagggtgagtgatatcaaacacttggacctccttttccttgttcacccggaaatgttccatcaaagcttctttggagagagttcatctttATGAGTTGGCGCTTGTGGCTCTCCAAAGTGGCAACGTcaccttcatgattgcaacatgcacggtccttgctcaaaggaaagtaatccttcaaggcttcttcttgcatggaattgatctccatgagcttggccttgctcctcttcaaagacgCAATCTCatcttcatgatcacaacaagtggccTTTTCTTTGCTCATGCGAAGGCACTCCATCAAGGACCCCTCTTTCTTGCCATTTAACTCGAAGAgcttggccttggtcttctcaagagtggcaatctcttcttcatggttgcaacatgatgtcttctccttgctcaagcggtaatactcatccaaagcttcttcttgaaggGAATTGACCTCCAAGAGCAATGCATTATGCCTCTTCAAAAAAGCAACTTGGTCAACAAGCTCGTCACACAAAGAGTTGgggccttcatcttctttctcctTGCAAGCTTCCTCTTGAGGATGATCACTCACCTCGGAGTGAAGCGCACACTTACTCTCCAAGGACTTAAAGTTCATGGTGAGTGTTGCAACTTCCTCGAGCAACAGTTCATGGTCATCCTCAAGAGAAAgattcttcttcttgagctcacccaccaagccaagagcatgatctcggtCTTTCGTTAGTTGGGAAATGATAACgttgttggagtcttcaaggGTAATGACacttgcttcaagagacatgtgcaagttttgctcctcctcatgagcttgagtgagagaggcaatctcatttgctaCCTCCCTCTCAagcatctccttctcctctataagatcttgagccgcaccaagttgagCCATGAGGGCCTCAAAGTGGGTCTTGgtgtccccttgcatgttagtgagaaaagcatccaaacccacaatctcatGCTTAAtgatgagactagtggcatcatcaatagatatagCACTTGAGGAAGGTGTAGGTTTGGAAGGGGGTTCTACCTCCGATGATGCCTTTGCCATAAGGAAATGGGAGTTGTTGGTGACGcggttctcatttggagagtcaAATAGGGAGACgaagggagtggaaatggcgatggcggccactccctcttcttccttgcTCGAACTCTTGTCTTCACGctcttcaccttcatcggaggagtactcctcacggataatgaaagctctaggcttcttggtgaaggagaccttggcaTCACCcggcttggaggagaacttggagaaacctttggagagggacttgaacttgtccttgcggacgagctttccaccattgtcttcccttctctcatagacacaatccgcgacaaaatggcttttgtcgccgcaattgtagcatgttctaccCCTTTTCccttcccttgggctcttggagaaattTCTTGGAGAGTCACGAGGCGAGTATCTTCTTGGTCTTGAGCTTCTAGTCTTGTTTCCTTCCCAAAAATTCTTGGTGGCGAGGGCCATGTATTCATGATAATtgttcttgagatcatccggaccccactcaatgggatcctcatcactttcacttGCTTCATGCTCCCTCATCTTcaaagcaagggttagcttgcgggtgttgtgagcacgagcaacaagatcctccgcattcttcttagagatgtccaaagcgatgacgtcACTAAGGACTTCGTCGGAGGTCATAGAgcggaaggaggcattttggcggatggccgtcaacttcacttcctcataagggaggagagtgtTGTAGAACTTTgttttgatccaatggtcatccacaaaagttgctccaagatcttgcatttgtacggcgagagcaatgaggcgccggtacatctcttcgggagattctccttcaatcatgacgaagttgtcggccatgttgttcacttcatcgaaacgagagctttggatgctctcattttCGAGGAAGAGCTTTTCGAGCTTATCCCATGCATCCTTGGTGGTCTTGAGCGAGCGAATGTGGGCGCGGTCCTTGGGCatgacggccatgtggatcatgttgatggtggtggcgttgagttggtcatccatcaCTTCTCTCCTTGTCAAGTGTATTGGATCTCGTGGTGAGTAACCTTCCTCGATGATccaccaaagctcggtagaagcgctgcgcacatgagaacacattaagaattgccaattttcaaagctattggattcaagtagcggtggttGACCATGAGACAAGATGTGTGGCATGGGAATTGGTACATTCACGgcataatcacttggtggtggcaccgcatgattataCCCCAAAGGTACCGCATCCGGTGATccatccttcccttttgttgaagtgccgaCGTCCCCAAGTCCCTCCTCTTGCTTGACTTTTGTTGACGAAGCGACAAAACCAATAAGAGGAAATTGAGTAACTTGTTTTGGGGGAACCTCGGCACTTTCCTTAGGATCTATGATGGGGGTTGGTTTTGcagcaatcaactccatcatcatagccttcatttggtttacaatggatgactccaatttcttgaggtcatccaaagtagccgttGTGCTATCAGCATTTGATGGTGGAGGTGGTTGCTCACGGGGAAGGCCACCATTCACAAccgtctcttgttcggccatttcttaggcggtaaagccgagcaagaaaaccttgctctgataccaattcaaTGGAtcttagcgaacaagaggggggttgaACGGTCGCTATGCAATATTtatcctttttcaatttttagtgcggtgtggaagtaaaggtgatagctttggtgATAGAGGTGATCCTAGTGTCCTACTGTGATCCTAGGCTAGtgtaacaagcaaaggaaccaaatACAATACTAAGGTTAgcgagcgggacaaccggggggggCGGAgatgaggcgaggtttgtttcccacagttcctcccacaaaagggagtacatctgcgttgaggaggtgctagcatcccacaagaggctagacggccacaccacgaaggaagacctcaacttcttcctcgagagagctccacaaaggggctcccccttctccactaaggcaccggtcgagggcgtggttccttcacaaggttgggacgAGCTCCAcgccactaggaggctcccaacaccctatggggctagcacaactccaagctagcctccataggagcacttcttccaagatcccacTATATGAACCCTAACTTCAAGATTcactaaggactagatggtaTTGGTGGATTCTCTCTTGGTAGatgtatagatcggggcctcctccaccactcctccgaatttgggcaagattgattgggtaggtggggagatcctcaaggtttgagctcagcaacaatgaaggagagagagagagagaagagataaaatcgagctggggaagaaggggcctttatataggtccctccaaatccaaccgttatgtgcagtttccgcacaaccggtactaccgctttggcaagcggtagtaccgctatggattcgaaatcccccacAGATTTAGCCACGTGTactcacagcggtagtaccgcttgcggtaccgcttgaggtatcgCAATGACCTCTGTGAGTCCCTGGACCCTCgcgcggtacctaagcggtaccaaagcggtggtgccgtaacttgcgttacggtacctaagcggtaccaaggcggtactaccgctctcaagcggtactaccgctcaaggtaccgtagagGTATTGTAAGGCTCTCTGTGGGACTTTTCAGTGCAAActtccagagcggtactgcagggcggtaccagtaaggtagcggtactaccgctcctggtaccggtagtaccggtcaggcagaaactgtctttttctcttttcctctccaaccatgtcacctcgtgacacacacacaaaaccagaaaacctataagctacgcttcagtcttccgatcatgacgtgttcagcgagTACACCGTGTACgtacaaatctatcaaagacaatctttgcacatggttaaattcattcaagtgttgttatcaaacacacagaaCCCGGGATATAGACCTTTCTCTTTTAATATTGACGCAGAGGAACCATCTAAATTTTATACAGTATGTGCTTGccagtcaagttttaatttcctTGCTGTTAAGTTGAACACATTCGTCGCTAACTGAGTTGATTTGTGTAATATTTCTTCACTTTGATTTTTTTAGGATTTCACATTTTATTAATGGCTTGTAACATGACTACATCATCATGTACTTCCTTGATGGAAAAATGGGTACACTATCAAATGCCAACAAGCTAGAAAAATATTGTCAATTATCTACTTTTCCCTTATCCGAACAACACAATCTGTAGAATTTCCTTCCTCCAGCTCCGAGTCATCTTAAAGAAACTTTATTAAAGGTTGGTGTTCTCTTTCCTTACATATACTTCACAATATGTACCATTTCATTCACTGTAACCCAAAACTCTCATTTCCCAACTCTTTCCTTTGCCATTTTCATGAAGTAAAATAGGTGGAAATTACCCAAACATAGAAATTTGTTTGAGAGAGAAAGTATAGACATGTCGATAGAAGAGAAAAAACCAATAGATGACATTTAGGAATATGAGACGTCAGAAAAGAAGTGTGTGTTGGTAGGCGACTTTGACAAGCTAGCAGATAATACTTCTCATGAAGGAAGAAGCGTCATTGATGGTATCCCTAATGAAAATTGAACAAATTAGCAATTTAGCAAACCACCttttcatgtagtctacaatttcaGAAGCTCGTGTGCAAATGGACAAAGGaatgtagaaaatttaaaatttcCTGGTTCACAAACTAGGATGTTACCAGGCAGTGGCTATCACATCAAGCACATTTTTTTATCAAATCCAACCGCAGCCTTCTCACTCACTTTCCTTGTAATATAAATTTATCACCATTGCAACAAGGTTCCTCTACTGCTCTAATATTTTGGCATCGCTATAATAATTTGCAGCACACGGTGCCAAAAAAAATGACAACAAGAAAATGCCACCACTATCGCGTTTCTGGTAGTTTTAGTGTACAATAGACCTGAATCCCGTTAGGAAAATAGCGCCATAGCGTCGGTTACCCTTTGTTTTCCTTGTCATTGCCTCTGGGAGGGAATGATTCCTCTCACAGACGCATGTGCTAAAGCACTACAATGCGGTAAGATGGGGGATCTTAAAAGAGCTCAACAGACAAACAAACACTTGGTACAATTGTTTTGACATGTATTTAGAGAAAAGTTTAGTGCtcatatgattctaaaacaatcgCTTCTTGTAGCCCTAAATCTTTTTTTTGGCCGAGGATGCAAAGACACGTCGTTTTTGCATGAAAACTGACATCAATAAAAGATACGAACATGATCATGTAGacattttcggaattttttgccacCTTAATTATATTTACGATCTTACTGTCTATTTTTTGGACAAAGgaaatattaatatcaagaaaatACCACCGGGCCGACATCATCGATGGTATAgtttagaaagaaagaaaagaaaaaaggcccTATCAAAGTGATCAATGACTTGCAACAGCAAGAACCTACAGCTGGTCCATAAAAGAGGTTCTTCACCCGTTGTTCAGGAAAGGAATAGTGCACATGTGTCATCGTCGCTCTATCTAACCACAAAGTTAGATCATGCATTTTTACCCTGGAGAAAGTCCGGACCTCTTTCAACAATGCCTTCAATAAGGAGAGAACTAGAAGTTCACTATTGCCAAGTACAACCAACTAAGGTTAGAACTAGGATTTTCACATTGAAAATCGAGACTTGTGTACCAAAGAGCAccacccaaaaataaatcacCCAGTGTTGCCGGCACTTGTTGAGGACATTGCTGCAATTCACAGATCACCAGGCTCATAGTGGTCACAAACACACGGTTTTGATGTGGACATCTCCCTGCAACAAGGTCATATTGACACGATTTTACTTTCTATACCAGGAGCCATTTCATTGCCCTAACTAACGGAATACCAAAAGAGAAAAGGAGAACGTGACTCCACGCCACAAGGTCACGCGTTACACAAATTAGAACAAGCCAATACCCAAAACGCTATAAAAAGAACTTTTACATCCTTATAAGCAAGTGTTATGTTATAATCCTATATCACATCTTCACGTTATCCGTACAAATAAAAAAGATGGTCTACAATGTAGAAACTCACATTCCAACAAGCTTACTAGCATGCGCGAACATAAGTGCAGTGAAGTATAACGAGATAACGACTGACCAACAGTCTCATACTAATAGGTTCATTGTTTACTGGTTTCCATGATATGGAATCACACCCTTAAAAGGAGCGTATAGTAAATACGTTCATATGAACTTCATTAAAACGTCCAATTATATTTTTCCCAAGGTTGGTTCTTAACGGGAACTGACACTCTGATAGCACACATGTCGTCTATCCCTGATGATCATATGCATTTGTAGACTCATACAGAGCTCTAGAGATCTCTCAGCCTCTCAGTTATATCATCCACATTGTCCGACACCTGCAAGTATAAGTTTGAGTGAGAAGGGGTCACGGTACGCGCCAATCAAGTACGTACTTCATAAATACAAGCAAAAATTCAAGAGGGGATATCCTCATTGGCCGAGAAACTAGTTTACTGAGTGTCAACCCGAGCAGGCTGTATAGGAAAACACAATACTAATCTAGCTGACCATATCATCCTAGGAATGGACCAGAAGTCAGTGCTAAGCCAAGGCTAATGCTTTCAATCAATTCCTGATGCTTATGGAAGCAGGTTTGAAATATTTAACCTAACATGTTTTAATTTTTTCTGAACtatgataattttatgcatggcATTGAGTAAACATTACAAGGCCAACGATCTCCTCAAATTATCGCGTTGTCATGATCAAAAGGACAGGAGAGACATTACAACAAAGGGGTGTGGGTTATACGGCCATATCATGTGAAGTTCCAATTCAGAACATATTTTAAACGATTAAAAGAGGCTAAAATGTGTCAGAATGGCAGACATGCACAATTTAGTGTAGAGCCCAAGAATATTGATTGGGGATTTGGGGGATAATCAGGAAATATATTTAATCTAAGTGCAATGCTTATTCCTGAGAAGAAAAAAAACCTAACCAAGAATTTGGCTTTCACAGTGTAGGTAATTTAATTACCACAAGGGCGATTAATAAAAAAAACAGAAGTTCGAGCTTCCGagaaaaaaaaatatagtttcactgtcTGCTTGTTACCTGAAGGAGGCAGGTAGGAACTGTAATACAACTTCGAAAAATGATGTCGATATTTTCTAAAAGGTGATGAGAAGCAGGTGTGATCAGATGAATGCAGTTTCCTGGAATATCAACAGCCTTGATAAAACCTAAAAACAAAAATCAGCACAAGACCAATACCATGCAGGCAATTAGTTACTCCTATAAATTTAATTCAACAAAAGTGCAAAGCTAAAAATAAATATTACATACCAAGTCCAATGCACCATGGGGAGGAGCATTCAGTTGACAAAGGGAGACATGTACTTGATCCAAGGCCAACGATAGTACCAGTCAAGAAGTCATATACTGCACCACCAGAAACCTGTCCAAGCACACCCAGAGAAACTATATTAGTATAAAGACCCAAAACTAATGTTCTCAGCTTTTTTTCGTACAAATTAAATTTTATCTACACATAGTGAATTGTATCTTAAGAATTAACTTTCCCACACATTTTAATACCATTTGAAACTATAAGTAGTTGCTATGAGAGCACATCTAAATCACTGCTGCATTGACCTATTTAGCTATTAATTTTATATTTATGTAGTCAATTATTTTATTCATTTTACAACTTGCTATACCATTTTGTTGTGTAAGAAAACCAgtaatatgcattatcatttcagATTTTGTTTCATAGTTATGCAAAAAGAATTATGTAAACATTTTTTATACAAATAAGAGTTaacatttcaccaagtttaatattCTATCTCATTGACAATTTAAGTCCAGAAAAGACCTTTTTAGTTGAATTCTAGTTACGATTACATTTAGCAACACATTGTTAGAGACATATAGTTGTAAACAAGTGCGCGTGCGTGATCAAGCAATGATTATATTCTTATTTTTTATAAAATGCATGTATATGAAATATCAATATACTAGCAAAAAAAACATTCTAGCAAATACGGTTCGGCTGCTTACTTAGTTCTGTACCTTTTTTTATTTCCAAATCAATCAAATGTTATGTTCTAAGTTGGAAAAAAAATGCTACATATTCAGAACAACTCTTCACTCCTATATGGTCTAAATAAAGATGTAGAGGCAGTCACCTGGCAATGTAGATCAATAACCTGTATTTTCGAAATAGGAAGCTGGAAGGGATCTATAGCAGAAAATCCGTGAACTAAGTCATCACAAGAGAAAACAGGGAAGTCCCTTGGCAAGCACTGCCTGAAGTAAGCAATCAACCTGAGATCACGAATCATCCGTGCCTCCTTCTTCACTAGCAAACTGCATTGACATAGTCATTAATATAACAATGATTTAAAGTTATATCTTTATTAATACAAATTTCTAAAAATATCCAACTAAAAATAACACCTGGTGACGAGGAGGTATATTCATTTAATTAATTATTACTTACTGTCGGGGAGAATTCTGTGATGCACGGATTACAATTAGATTAACTCGTGAATCTCCCTGGTGTCCGTCCAACCAAAATGCACCATCTGGTAAATTTTTACCCTCTGACGTGCTGTGTAGCCGAATAACATCAGTTGGGGATACATATCTCAATATCTCTGATAGAACATGAAGTCCAATACCTGAAAGTCACACGATACGATATCAAACTGGAGATTGCAATAAAAATTCTACGCATTTAGCAACAACAGACATTAGTATTACACTAATACAGGTTAGGGCACTCCATCTAAGTTGGTTTAGGAATTAGCATAATTAATATTAATTCATGATTTTGTTAAGTTAATCGGTTAGCTATTCATATCTAAGCTAGATGTGGCTTGTTCGGGAGTTAAGATGTGGTTGTCCATGTTTGTAATCATTTTTCATAAGCAATAATTATTGAAGTGCACTTATCCTATTATGGCCAGAAACAAATTTGGTCAGGACGGCAATAGCTTGCCTCTTCTGTCCCATAATCCAATTCAAAGTCTGAAACTCATCATATCATATTTTTCCCCTCTAACATTCCACAATAGCATGTAAATTAACAGTAAAACCTTGATGCAAAGCAATGCCAGTGAAATCTCACCTTTCACCCATCCTGAAGTGTTAATAACAAGTGGTATAGCTGATTTCTTAGGGTTATCAGTCTCATTAAAGCAATAGAGTTCTTGAAGAAAATAATCATAGAGGCCAAATATGTAGCTCAAGAGAAGTTTTGGGTTCCTGTGTGCACCGACATCACCAAAAAAGAAGCACCTAGAATGTGTGGAAAAAGTCTTAGACAAGTACATGAAAACATATCACCATACTAGACAAGCACATGAAAAGCCTTAATTGGAACATCTGTTCCCTTCAGTAAGTATCTATTAGTCCATGTGGTTGCCATTTGAATACCACATTCAATCAGCTAGAAAATGAAGTGTTGTCTAATATAAAAGGCTGACTATTGTGCTACACCTAAGACTTTTAACATGGATATCTAGCTATTTATAAGATTAGTAGAAACTCAAACTTCACAATGACGTTGCAGTATTTGTAATATCTTAAAAGAATACAAATACTACTTTGGACCCCTGAACCGTAAACATTATTTTGAATTGAGAAGTGAGTTGTTCCTAGAAGCAACAAACGGTGGTACAGTAAGTAAATTACAATGCTATACGAAAGCATAAAACACGGGCCATAACAAAACCTCGTGAATACAATTACCTCTTTGGAGGCCGTAGATATAGCATTGTAAGATCTGCGATTATAAAAAAAAATGACAGAATGCTCAGCCATGGAGTCAAACATTTAACAGGGAATAAAAAACTGATACCCTGAGTCTGCACCTTTAGTCTGTTCCTCAAGTACATGAAGCGACACAAAACCTGGAGGTGTGAATTCAGGCTGGCCAACATCGGTATCCAGATATGCCACCCTCTTATACCTGTTTGAATGAAACAATCATGAGAACTGATCTGATAGCACGAACATATAACAAATGAAACAGAGCAGCTCCAAAAATTCTGAATAGTTTAAGCGATGCAACTTGTGTCAACCACCAGTATAACTAGTCCATTATTGTCCCGTATAAGTTTTACAAACTTACCAGGTGACACAAATAAACATTCAGCGATTACATTTGAACTACAGGCATCCCAATTACTTATGACCATAGAAACTACTTTTTCACACTCGCCAAAATCATAAGTCAAGCTAAGAAACTATTGGAACATAGGAGTAGCTACTTCACGAGGGGTCTAATGGACGAAATCAGTGAGCAATAGTAGTCCCTATATCTAACTCCGACTCCATTTACCATTTCCAAATGCAGATGATTCTGGATATACATAACAAATCATAGCATGCCAACTGAATCTGAAAGGAATGCAATGAATATTCAGATTATATACCAAACATTCTGATCAAACAATTTTACTATACATAAATCCTTTTCGACCGCATCGATCACCAGGAACGATCATACCCCCTTCTTGCGGAAATATTTATGGAAGCTTAAAATCCCCCTAAAGATAAaattttttatgtggttccttaataATAAGGTGTTgctaactaaagataatcttgcgaaAAGGAATTGGAAGGGATGTacgaagtgttgtttttgtgggGCTGAAGAATCTATTGAACACTTATTCATATCATGCCCGTTTGCACAATTAGTTTGGCGGATGGTGTTTTTTGCGTTTGACCTCCCACCTCCATCTaacattactaatatgtttggtaattggttaaatggtgtAGACAAAAAGCAAAGGATCGAATACGCATTGGTGTGTCCGCTCTATGCTGGTCAATATGGAGGTGTCGCAATAATATCGTGTTTAACAATTCAACTACTTTCAACAttatgcaggttatccatatgatgGCCCACTGGGTGCAAATGTGGGCATTACTACTACCTCAAGACCAGCGGGCGtttatggatactggatgcaaccaTCTACAGACGGTCGCTCAGGCTATCTTGTCCCAGGCTGGCTGGTGTCACACTAGTCGACTACAGGATGCTTAGTTTGCTAGTTTCGATGTTCTCGTGTTCGATTTATGTATTGATCATGAGTGATACCTGAATTGTGTTACGCTTAATCTTATAAGACTGTTGCAACTATtaataaaggccgtgtgcatcaccacgatgcagaggctggggttttatccccttttcgaaaaaaaaaatcgatCACCAGGAACCCCTACTGAAGAAATCAGCAAAGCGCCACCCCATGAGTCCATGACCCATCCCAGCTCCGAGCAAAAACAACACATAAGTTTAAAGTTTAAACTGAGAgactacaaaaaaaaattgcagtcAGGCAAAGCAAAATGCGACGGGGAAAATGCAATTGGGCTTCTTCAGCACAGAAATAGGAGGACCGATTATGCAAAATTCTCCGTTGGTTTAACCTTCCGATGAGGGTGTTGAGGAGGAGGCGGGAGAatgcggacttgccgctgttgCCCGGGCCGCACACTgccaccaccggcggcggccaGGTGCAGGAGTCgtacgccaccgcctccgccgcctcctcccactcccgCTCCCGCTCCTCCGATCCCTCGCCGCCGCACAGCCCCATGTCTCTCGCTCTCTCCGCAACAATTCACTCGCAAAGACGCACTCAACGCTATGCAGTCTCCAACCGATCGGGCACTTGATAAAAACCAAGGACAGGGAGATGGTCACGCGGAATGCGACTGGGGTGTCCCAAGATTTTTGTTGGGTGTACGGGCAAGACCTACTCCTACTTCAAGTCTTCAACGACCTCACACGAGCAGCAGGCAGACGCGTGCCTTGTGCTAGTAAGTACTTGCAGTTGGATGTGTTCTCGCTGATTCATAGTACCTAGCAGCCAGAGCATGACAAATTGCCACATGCCAAGTTATTGCCAGTTTTCTTAGCCCTACTACTACTGTAGTGCAGCATAAATCAAGGCAGTGAGCGGTAGAGCTGGACACTAAAGCTCAAGAGCCTAAAGAGCGTTCGTTTGCTCGACTCGTTTAGCTGGTCTCTGTAACACCCCATATTTTTTCTAAAGGTTGAATTTGGCATAGGTCCGTATAGTTGACCAAATTTTGACTTTTTGATCCATAAGCTGTGTGGACAAACCAAGACCGTGGTTGGATTCGTAATGTTTAGTTGATCGAAATTGAGTATAAATTTCCGCAAATCGGATTTCAAATGAATATTTGGAGATTCGTTGTATTTTGGCCATCAGATGTGTTTTGGGATTCTGTTTCTATTTTGTCTCGGATAAAAAAAAGAAAGGCAcctgagcgccgccgccgccaacttgGGCTCCACCGCAGCTTTCCGTCGGTAGTTGCCCGGTATCGCGTCTCCGCCGTCTAAGTCCGCTGGCCGTTGCCTTGAAGGTGGTCGAAACCTCCAGTGGCAGGTACGTTGTTCTGGATTCGCGGTTGTTCGCTTAGTTCGTGCGCTTTAGCGATCTCCCTTGATGCGCCGGTAGAAGCAGCTTTGTATCTAGGCTCGTGTGGCTGGGTAGGGGCAAGCGACATGATATTTTCCCTGTAAGCAAGCACTAAGGCACCTGAACCTGAATTGCAAAGTCTCACCTTCTGATCAGTTAGTATAATCAAGGCGTATAGTCGGCCGGCCGGAAGTATTTGGGTTGCATAGTTGAATACTACAAATCCACGGTATTGGAGGCTAGATGTGTGCTACCTATCCTATTTTCATCCAGTAGTCAATATCTGTAGGTGCAGCGATTATCTGGATCAGATGTTTTCTTAGTGTACATGCTTGCTCAGCTATATCACAATTTACCTCTTGGTGGAACCATTCAGATTAGTACGTACTGAAGTCCCTTGTAGTTTGATACATGAAGTCTGTTTTGTTAATTGTTAGATGCTAGGGATTTAACCGAGTAACTGCAGAATGAGCTGCTGATAGTTAG contains:
- the LOC124696503 gene encoding polynucleotide 5'-hydroxyl-kinase NOL9-like; this translates as MGLCGGEGSEEREREWEEAAEAVAYDSCTWPPPVVAVCGPGNSGKSAFSRLLLNTLIGRYKRVAYLDTDVGQPEFTPPGFVSLHVLEEQTKDLTMLYLRPPKRCFFFGDVGAHRNPKLLLSYIFGLYDYFLQELYCFNETDNPKKSAIPLVINTSGWVKGIGLHVLSEILRYVSPTDVIRLHSTSEGKNLPDGAFWLDGHQGDSRVNLIVIRASQNSPRHLLVKKEARMIRDLRLIAYFRQCLPRDFPVFSCDDLVHGFSAIDPFQLPISKIQVIDLHCQVSGGAVYDFLTGTIVGLGSSTCLPLSTECSSPWCIGLGFIKAVDIPGNCIHLITPASHHLLENIDIIFRSCITVPTCLLQVSDNVDDITERLRDL